A portion of the Acidobacteriota bacterium genome contains these proteins:
- the dnaK gene encoding molecular chaperone DnaK, with the protein MSKIIGIDLGTTNSVVAVMEGTEAKVIPNAEGNRTTPSVVAFAKDGERLVGQVAKRQAVTNPTKTIFSIKRFMGRRFEEVNEEQKMVPYAVEASENGGVRVIVDDKRFSPPEISAMTLGKLKQAAEDYLGEKVEKAVITVPAYFNDSQRQATKDAGKIAGLQVERLVNEPTAAALAYGLDKKTDQTIAVYDFGGGTFDISILEVGEGVVEVKSTNGDTHLGGDNIDQRIIEWLLEEFKKDQGVDLAQDAMALQRLKEAAEKAKIELSSAQSTEINLPFITADASGPKHMNLTLSRPKLEQLVEPIIQRSADPCRQALKDAGLKADEIDEVVLVGGQTRMPAIQQLVTEVFGKEPNKGVNPDEVVSIGAAIQGGVLRGDVTDVLLLDVTPLSLGIETLGGVFTKLIERNTTIPSRKSETFSTAADNQTSVEVHVLQGEREMAADNRTLGRFHLVGIPAAPRGMPQIEVTFDIDANGIVNVSAKDLGTGKEQKITITASSGLDDKEIEKMVGEAESHRDEDQARRQQIEARNRLDSLVYATQKTYDENKEKLGAEEKGVIESALEEGKKALDGEDAAAIEAAATNLEQASHKIAEAMYKQQAEAAGAPEGAEAGADGADGAAEADDDVVDAEFVDVDEKAG; encoded by the coding sequence ATGAGCAAGATCATTGGCATTGACCTCGGCACCACCAACAGCGTGGTGGCCGTGATGGAAGGCACCGAAGCCAAGGTGATCCCCAACGCCGAAGGCAACCGCACCACCCCTTCGGTGGTGGCCTTCGCCAAGGACGGTGAGCGACTGGTGGGCCAGGTGGCGAAGCGCCAGGCGGTGACCAACCCCACCAAAACGATTTTCTCCATCAAGCGCTTCATGGGCCGCCGGTTCGAGGAGGTCAACGAAGAGCAGAAGATGGTTCCCTACGCAGTCGAGGCGTCGGAGAACGGCGGCGTTCGGGTGATCGTGGACGACAAGCGTTTCTCGCCGCCGGAGATCTCGGCGATGACCCTCGGCAAGCTCAAGCAGGCGGCTGAGGATTATTTGGGCGAGAAGGTCGAGAAAGCGGTGATCACCGTGCCGGCCTACTTCAATGACTCGCAGCGGCAGGCCACCAAGGACGCCGGCAAGATCGCCGGCCTGCAGGTGGAGCGGTTGGTCAACGAGCCGACCGCCGCGGCGCTCGCCTACGGCCTCGACAAGAAGACCGACCAGACCATTGCCGTCTATGACTTCGGCGGCGGTACCTTCGACATCTCGATCCTCGAGGTGGGCGAGGGTGTGGTCGAGGTGAAGTCGACCAACGGCGACACCCATCTGGGCGGCGACAACATCGACCAACGGATCATCGAGTGGCTGCTGGAGGAGTTCAAGAAGGACCAGGGCGTCGACTTGGCGCAGGACGCGATGGCCCTGCAGCGCCTCAAGGAGGCGGCGGAGAAGGCGAAGATCGAGCTGTCGAGCGCTCAGTCGACGGAGATCAATCTGCCGTTCATCACCGCCGATGCGTCCGGTCCGAAGCACATGAACCTGACCCTCTCCCGCCCCAAGCTGGAGCAGCTCGTCGAGCCGATCATCCAGCGTTCGGCGGATCCCTGCCGCCAGGCCTTGAAGGACGCCGGCTTGAAGGCGGATGAGATCGACGAGGTGGTGCTGGTCGGTGGCCAGACCCGCATGCCGGCGATTCAGCAGTTGGTCACCGAGGTGTTCGGCAAAGAGCCCAACAAGGGCGTCAACCCGGACGAGGTGGTCTCGATCGGTGCCGCTATCCAGGGCGGCGTGCTGCGCGGCGACGTGACGGACGTGCTGCTCTTGGACGTGACCCCGCTGTCGTTGGGCATCGAAACCCTGGGCGGCGTGTTCACCAAGCTGATCGAGCGCAACACGACCATTCCGTCGCGCAAGAGCGAGACCTTCTCGACGGCGGCGGACAACCAGACCTCCGTCGAGGTCCACGTTCTGCAGGGCGAGCGCGAGATGGCGGCGGACAACCGCACCCTCGGGCGCTTCCACCTGGTGGGCATTCCGGCGGCTCCGCGGGGCATGCCGCAGATCGAGGTGACCTTCGACATCGACGCCAACGGCATCGTCAACGTGTCGGCGAAGGATCTCGGCACCGGCAAGGAGCAGAAGATCACCATCACCGCGTCGAGCGGCCTCGACGACAAGGAAATCGAGAAGATGGTGGGCGAGGCGGAGTCGCACCGCGACGAAGACCAGGCCCGGCGCCAGCAGATCGAAGCCCGTAACCGGTTGGACAGCTTGGTCTACGCCACGCAGAAGACCTACGACGAGAACAAAGAGAAGCTCGGCGCCGAAGAAAAGGGCGTGATCGAGTCGGCCCTGGAAGAGGGCAAGAAAGCCCTCGACGGCGAGGACGCGGCGGCCATCGAAGCGGCCGCGACCAACCTCGAGCAGGCCAGCCACAAGATCGCCGAGGCGATGTACAAACAGCAGGCCGAAGCGGCCGGTGCCCCGGAGGGCGCCGAGGCCGGTGCTGACGGCGCGGACGGTGCCGCCGAAGCGGACGACGACGTGGTCGATGCGGAGTTCGTCGACGTCGACGAGAAGGCCGGCTGA
- a CDS encoding FtsX-like permease family protein: MKARTYWQLLKRESRGTRRQLLFFIACLAVGVTAVVSVAGLSAGLEAGIRTQSRSLLAADLALSGRRPLPPEAAQALSDPRIAERVEVKELATLVVTPEGNTVGGSQLVELKAVGDGYPFYGDLRTDPPRPLTELLTPDAAVVAPELLSRLGLDVGDPLRIGGEDFRIAGRLLAEPDRLQVGLALGPRVFVSLDGLARTSLVQKGSRVSHRTLLRLADSVADPAPLAETLDEVLPPYFRVETARQAQPSLRQGVSRVDRFLGLTALLSLLVGGLGIGQTIRAWLASRYDALAIFKCLGLRPREAFRLYLLQTGLLALAGSLVGLVAGTVLQRILPALFPDLIPAELIVPWQPAALVRGLGLGLGVALLFSIAPLTTVLRLPPARAFRRSAEPPPPSRWANALTALTLIAGITAFAALQARSLTLGAAFTGILLAAAALLAGAARLVTALVTRPSRARGAGGNPWLRHGLAALGRPGAGTRGAMVALGLGVLVVTTMAQVERQLGNRLTTQIPDDAPTVFLVDIQPDQWQEVQTVLSDAEARRLDSVPVVMGRLTAIDGEGIRLEEDIRPEDETEQESSRRWALTREQRLTYLDELPEDNRIVEGALWSDPNLDELSVEKEFADSLGVTVGSRLTFDIQGVPLDLTVTSLRTVQWETFGLNFFLVAEPGALADAPQQRVATVRLPEEREGAVQDRLAATFPNITVLRLGEILGKVAGLLRRIGLAVRLLGGFTVLTGLAILAGAIGAGAARRGGEVALLKTLGVTRLGVVARFAVEYSLIGAVAGLVGVTASALLAWGVLEQGFEIDAALQPALLIVAFGITVALSTLAGLAASVRALTVRPLAVLREG, encoded by the coding sequence TTGAAGGCTAGGACGTATTGGCAACTGCTCAAGCGCGAGTCCCGCGGCACCCGGCGCCAGCTTCTGTTCTTCATCGCCTGCCTGGCGGTGGGAGTGACGGCGGTGGTGTCGGTGGCCGGCCTGTCGGCGGGATTGGAAGCCGGTATTCGTACCCAATCCCGCAGCCTGCTGGCGGCGGATCTCGCCCTGAGCGGTCGCCGTCCCCTACCGCCGGAGGCCGCTCAGGCGCTGAGCGACCCGCGCATCGCCGAGCGGGTCGAGGTCAAGGAACTGGCGACCCTGGTAGTGACCCCGGAAGGGAACACCGTCGGCGGCAGTCAACTCGTGGAACTCAAGGCCGTCGGCGACGGCTACCCCTTCTACGGCGATCTGCGAACGGATCCGCCCCGGCCGCTGACGGAACTGCTCACTCCAGACGCCGCGGTGGTGGCGCCGGAACTGCTGTCGCGCCTCGGCCTCGACGTTGGAGACCCGCTGCGCATCGGCGGCGAAGACTTCCGCATCGCCGGACGGCTGCTGGCGGAGCCGGATCGCCTCCAGGTGGGCCTCGCCCTCGGGCCACGGGTGTTCGTGTCCCTCGACGGCCTGGCGCGCACCTCCCTGGTGCAGAAGGGTAGCCGCGTCTCCCACCGCACGCTGCTGCGGCTGGCCGATTCGGTGGCGGATCCCGCGCCCCTGGCGGAGACCCTCGACGAAGTCCTGCCGCCCTACTTTCGGGTAGAGACGGCGCGCCAGGCGCAACCTTCGCTGCGCCAGGGAGTCAGCCGGGTGGACCGCTTTCTCGGCCTCACTGCGCTCTTGTCCCTGCTGGTCGGCGGCCTCGGCATCGGCCAGACCATTCGCGCCTGGCTCGCCAGCCGCTACGACGCGCTGGCGATCTTCAAATGCCTGGGTCTGCGGCCGCGCGAGGCCTTTCGGCTGTACCTGCTGCAGACCGGCCTGCTGGCCCTCGCCGGCAGCCTGGTGGGCTTGGTCGCCGGCACCGTCCTGCAGCGCATCCTGCCGGCCTTGTTCCCGGATCTCATCCCGGCGGAGCTGATCGTGCCGTGGCAGCCGGCGGCGCTAGTGCGGGGACTGGGACTGGGCCTCGGCGTGGCGCTGCTGTTCAGCATCGCGCCCTTGACCACGGTCCTGCGGCTGCCGCCGGCCCGGGCCTTCCGGCGGAGCGCCGAGCCGCCGCCGCCGAGCCGCTGGGCGAATGCCCTCACCGCCCTCACTCTGATCGCCGGCATCACCGCCTTCGCCGCCCTCCAGGCCCGCTCTCTGACTTTGGGGGCGGCCTTCACCGGCATTCTGCTGGCCGCCGCGGCGCTCCTCGCCGGCGCCGCCCGGCTGGTCACCGCTCTGGTCACCCGCCCATCGCGAGCGCGGGGTGCCGGCGGCAATCCCTGGCTACGGCATGGGCTGGCGGCCCTCGGCCGCCCCGGCGCCGGCACCCGCGGCGCCATGGTCGCCCTCGGTCTCGGCGTGCTGGTGGTCACCACCATGGCACAGGTCGAACGCCAGCTCGGCAACCGACTCACCACCCAGATCCCGGACGACGCGCCGACGGTATTCCTGGTCGACATCCAGCCGGATCAGTGGCAAGAGGTGCAGACGGTGCTCTCCGACGCGGAGGCCCGCCGCCTCGATTCGGTGCCGGTGGTGATGGGTCGGTTGACCGCCATCGACGGTGAGGGCATCCGCCTCGAGGAAGACATCCGTCCGGAAGACGAGACCGAGCAGGAAAGCTCCCGCCGCTGGGCCTTGACCCGTGAGCAGAGGCTCACCTACCTCGACGAATTGCCGGAGGACAACCGCATCGTTGAAGGCGCCTTATGGAGCGATCCGAATCTCGACGAGCTGAGCGTCGAGAAGGAGTTCGCCGACAGCCTCGGAGTCACCGTCGGTAGCCGCCTGACCTTCGACATCCAGGGCGTGCCCCTGGACCTCACCGTCACCAGCCTGCGCACCGTCCAGTGGGAAACCTTCGGCCTCAACTTCTTCCTGGTGGCGGAGCCCGGCGCCCTGGCCGACGCGCCGCAGCAGCGAGTCGCCACGGTGCGCCTGCCGGAGGAGCGCGAGGGCGCCGTGCAGGACCGCCTGGCCGCGACCTTTCCGAACATCACCGTTCTGCGCCTCGGCGAAATCCTCGGCAAGGTCGCCGGCCTGCTCAGGCGCATCGGATTGGCGGTGCGCCTGCTGGGCGGATTCACGGTGCTCACGGGCCTCGCCATTCTGGCCGGGGCGATCGGAGCTGGGGCCGCCCGCCGCGGCGGCGAAGTGGCCTTGCTCAAAACCCTGGGGGTGACCCGCCTGGGAGTGGTCGCCCGATTTGCGGTGGAGTACTCCCTGATCGGCGCCGTTGCGGGCCTGGTGGGAGTCACCGCCTCGGCGCTTCTCGCCTGGGGCGTGCTCGAACAGGGCTTCGAGATCGACGCCGCCTTGCAGCCAGCCCTGCTGATCGTCGCCTTCGGCATCACCGTGGCGTTGAGCACCCTCGCCGGCCTGGCCGCCAGCGTCCGGGCGTTGACGGTGCGGCCACTGGCGGTGCTGCGGGAGGGTTGA
- a CDS encoding DUF1844 domain-containing protein has product MFTPDGELREEYRSLERAEPAPARPDESAASEVSAPPAEPVEAAAPVAGEAESGSPEIERTDPAETQAFMELVAMLAEPAAMFLGDMPLPDGRVTQNLEMARMHIDLLEVLAKKTRGNLNLQEKSALEDVQYRLRSRFVEKQG; this is encoded by the coding sequence ATGTTCACCCCAGATGGGGAATTGCGCGAGGAATACCGATCCCTGGAGCGGGCCGAGCCGGCGCCGGCTCGGCCCGACGAGAGCGCGGCGTCCGAGGTGAGCGCGCCTCCCGCGGAGCCGGTCGAGGCGGCGGCACCGGTCGCGGGCGAGGCGGAGTCCGGCAGCCCCGAGATCGAGCGCACCGACCCGGCGGAGACGCAGGCCTTCATGGAGCTGGTGGCGATGCTCGCCGAGCCGGCGGCGATGTTTCTCGGCGATATGCCGCTGCCGGACGGGCGGGTGACCCAGAACCTCGAAATGGCCCGCATGCACATCGATCTTCTCGAAGTGCTCGCCAAGAAGACCCGCGGCAACCTCAATTTGCAGGAAAAGTCCGCGTTGGAAGATGTGCAGTACCGCCTGCGCTCACGCTTCGTCGAGAAACAGGGGTAG
- a CDS encoding ABC transporter ATP-binding protein, whose translation MTVSTKEPTGKEPTVPRIELRSLTHRLPSGERMITLLDDLDLTIAAGESVAVLGPSGSGKSTLLAMIAGLDRPTSGEVRIDGEVIHDWSEDRLALLRRHRIGFVFQSFQLLSNLTAQENVSLPLELLGAGDAAERAADLLAAVGLSERGHHYPAQLSGGEQQRVALARAFAAQPDILLADEPTGNLDSATGEGVLTLLGDLRRKQGTTLVVVTHDRGVAARADRMIHLRDGRIERQETATGQAGEVAVAAPQGVAVEG comes from the coding sequence ATGACCGTCTCTACCAAAGAACCGACCGGCAAAGAACCGACCGTTCCGCGCATCGAGCTGCGCTCCTTGACCCACCGCCTGCCTTCCGGCGAGCGGATGATCACCCTCCTCGACGACCTTGACCTGACCATTGCCGCCGGCGAATCGGTGGCGGTCCTGGGGCCGTCGGGCAGCGGCAAATCCACCCTGCTGGCGATGATCGCCGGTCTCGATCGACCCACCTCCGGGGAAGTGCGGATCGACGGCGAGGTCATCCATGACTGGTCCGAAGACCGCCTCGCCCTGCTGCGGCGCCACCGCATCGGCTTCGTATTTCAGTCGTTCCAGCTACTGTCCAATCTCACCGCCCAGGAGAACGTCTCCCTGCCGCTGGAGCTACTCGGCGCCGGCGATGCGGCGGAGCGTGCCGCAGACCTCCTCGCGGCGGTGGGCTTGAGCGAGCGCGGCCACCACTATCCGGCGCAGCTTTCCGGCGGCGAGCAGCAACGAGTCGCCTTGGCGCGGGCCTTCGCCGCCCAACCGGACATCCTGCTGGCGGACGAACCCACCGGCAACCTCGACAGCGCCACCGGCGAGGGCGTGCTCACCCTCCTCGGCGACCTGCGGCGAAAGCAGGGCACGACCCTGGTGGTGGTCACCCACGACCGCGGCGTGGCGGCCCGCGCCGACCGCATGATCCACTTGCGCGACGGGCGCATCGAGCGCCAAGAAACCGCCACCGGCCAGGCGGGCGAGGTCGCCGTCGCCGCGCCCCAGGGGGTCGCCGTTGAAGGCTAG
- a CDS encoding tetratricopeptide repeat protein, which translates to MRPALRIAMAAVVLAGIASAGAVPAAEAQDQVRRVGGIELPLGAQDNLIQLRERWSRWEAAFDQGQGHVAEQSVEVLLETARNLGFERLPDLSIAASARAVEAAHRGQFERAELALNSAEKFDPGRPETAFASAVVHRAAGRSWAALTASFGGYLRAWRLPTERRVMWLNVEFVVLASLLLAGALFLALQMATKGGSLFADVVKRWVRWLPSALAYPLAALCLLWPLALPQGLLWLAVYWSVLLWGYGSASERVVLVILWLLLGVSPLLLEGQRARLGVALSPPARALDQLTAGRLYGELFSDLGGLPSLFPEEPAVEHLLGDLHRRLGYWPAARSLYEQLDEGDSGFPAVQINLGVFHFQQEKYSDAVRYFQRASQADPQNAKAFFNLSQAYSEEYHFSESSAALSRAQDLDRRQVGRWLAEAEQGQVRSTDEGIGRAPEIRDQLVALQRSDTLASRLSAARRWLTLALAGGVFLAALALHLLRRRFGYASPSLSDVGGGWADRVVRFLVPGFFSAEVGYGLRAYLTLLVPTTLVMIPLSRYFAYPVPFGVDPGRQLVWTLCVAGWVVFYGLRLAMEVRNPA; encoded by the coding sequence TTGCGTCCTGCTCTTCGGATCGCCATGGCGGCGGTCGTGCTGGCAGGAATCGCCTCGGCCGGAGCCGTTCCGGCGGCCGAGGCCCAGGATCAGGTGCGCCGGGTGGGAGGCATCGAACTGCCGCTGGGGGCGCAGGACAATCTCATTCAGCTTCGAGAACGCTGGAGTCGCTGGGAGGCCGCCTTCGACCAGGGGCAGGGCCACGTTGCCGAACAGTCTGTCGAGGTGCTCCTGGAGACCGCCCGCAACCTCGGTTTCGAGCGTTTGCCGGATCTTTCCATCGCCGCCTCCGCACGGGCCGTCGAGGCGGCGCATCGAGGGCAGTTCGAGCGCGCCGAACTGGCCTTGAATTCCGCCGAGAAGTTCGATCCCGGTCGCCCGGAGACAGCTTTTGCCAGCGCCGTCGTTCACCGCGCGGCGGGACGTTCCTGGGCGGCCTTGACCGCGTCCTTCGGCGGCTACCTGCGCGCTTGGCGCCTGCCGACGGAGCGGCGGGTGATGTGGCTGAACGTCGAATTCGTGGTACTCGCCTCGCTGCTCCTCGCTGGTGCGCTGTTTCTAGCCTTGCAAATGGCCACCAAGGGGGGGTCGCTGTTTGCCGATGTGGTCAAACGGTGGGTACGCTGGTTGCCGTCGGCGCTGGCCTATCCGTTGGCCGCTCTGTGTTTGCTGTGGCCCCTCGCTTTGCCCCAGGGCCTGCTCTGGTTGGCGGTCTACTGGTCGGTGCTGCTGTGGGGATACGGTTCCGCCAGCGAACGGGTGGTGCTGGTGATCCTCTGGCTGCTCCTGGGCGTTTCGCCGCTGCTGCTGGAAGGGCAGCGCGCCCGCCTCGGGGTGGCCCTTTCGCCGCCCGCTCGGGCCCTCGATCAACTCACTGCCGGCCGCCTCTACGGTGAGCTTTTCAGCGACCTGGGGGGCCTCCCCTCGCTATTCCCGGAGGAGCCGGCGGTGGAGCATTTGCTGGGCGACCTGCACCGTCGCCTCGGCTACTGGCCGGCCGCCCGCAGCCTGTACGAACAGCTCGACGAGGGCGACTCGGGGTTCCCCGCGGTGCAGATCAACCTCGGCGTATTCCACTTCCAGCAGGAGAAATACTCCGATGCGGTGCGCTACTTCCAGCGTGCCTCGCAGGCCGATCCACAGAACGCCAAGGCTTTCTTCAACCTCAGCCAGGCCTATTCCGAGGAGTACCACTTCAGTGAGTCGAGCGCTGCCCTGTCGCGGGCACAGGATCTCGACCGGCGGCAGGTCGGGCGGTGGCTGGCGGAGGCCGAGCAGGGGCAGGTTCGCTCGACCGACGAGGGCATCGGCCGGGCGCCGGAAATCCGGGACCAACTGGTCGCTTTGCAGCGTAGCGACACCCTGGCCTCGCGCCTCAGCGCGGCCCGCCGGTGGCTGACCCTGGCGCTGGCCGGCGGGGTGTTCCTCGCCGCCCTGGCGCTTCACCTGCTGCGCCGCCGCTTCGGCTACGCCAGCCCGTCGCTGTCGGACGTCGGCGGCGGCTGGGCGGACCGGGTGGTGCGCTTCCTCGTGCCGGGCTTCTTCTCGGCGGAGGTCGGCTACGGGCTGCGCGCCTACCTCACTCTCCTCGTACCGACGACGCTGGTGATGATCCCGCTGTCGCGTTACTTCGCCTATCCGGTGCCCTTCGGGGTAGATCCCGGGCGGCAACTGGTGTGGACCCTGTGTGTCGCCGGTTGGGTCGTGTTCTACGGCCTGCGCCTGGCGATGGAGGTCCGAAACCCCGCCTGA
- a CDS encoding arylesterase, which produces MPPIGAEPVADPSDAGVLVVFLGDSLTAGYGLAEEEAFPALVGDRLTADGLPVRVVNAGVSGDTSAGGLSRIDWILRQRPDVVVVELGPNDGLRGQPLAAIEDNLRQIIQRSRRAGARVLLVGMQLPPSLGPEYTAGFRDLYGRLAEELDVPLVPFLLAGVAGEADLNLADGIHPNARGHRRIAETVAPYLREVIEGGA; this is translated from the coding sequence TTGCCCCCGATCGGAGCCGAGCCGGTCGCCGACCCATCGGACGCCGGTGTGCTAGTGGTCTTCCTCGGCGATAGCCTCACCGCCGGCTACGGCCTGGCCGAGGAGGAGGCCTTTCCGGCCCTGGTTGGGGACCGCCTGACGGCGGACGGCCTGCCCGTCCGGGTGGTCAACGCCGGGGTGAGTGGCGATACCAGCGCCGGCGGCCTGTCCCGCATCGACTGGATCCTGCGTCAGCGGCCGGATGTGGTGGTGGTGGAACTCGGCCCCAACGACGGCCTGCGCGGCCAACCCCTCGCCGCCATCGAGGACAATCTGCGCCAGATCATTCAGCGTAGCCGGCGAGCCGGCGCGCGGGTTCTTCTGGTGGGGATGCAACTCCCGCCGAGTCTCGGTCCGGAGTACACGGCGGGTTTTCGGGATCTCTACGGCCGTCTGGCGGAGGAGCTCGACGTGCCGCTGGTGCCTTTCCTGCTCGCAGGGGTGGCCGGCGAGGCGGACCTGAACCTGGCGGACGGCATCCACCCGAACGCCCGCGGCCATCGGCGCATCGCCGAGACCGTGGCGCCGTATCTGCGAGAGGTGATCGAAGGGGGGGCTTAG
- the mazG gene encoding nucleoside triphosphate pyrophosphohydrolase, with the protein MTASPDLHRLVELVARLRAPDGCPWDREQTLASVRAYLLEEAHELADAIDQQDWDQVAEELGDLLFQTAFIARLGEEAGALTAADAIEGVYRKMIERHPHVFGDGDDRALKDRAAVEQAWERRKLARKKATDGGLLAGAPRSLPALAGAYRLTQKAAGVGFDWHRAGDVLDKIEEEIGELRGEIEAQDGPRQSEEIGDLLFAVANLARKLEIDPEAALAGANGKFRRRFRHIEERLEATGRQLETATLAEMDALWDEAKALERRG; encoded by the coding sequence GTGACCGCTTCGCCCGATCTCCACCGCCTCGTCGAGCTGGTCGCCCGTCTGCGGGCACCGGACGGCTGCCCGTGGGATCGCGAACAAACTCTGGCGAGCGTCCGCGCTTACCTGCTCGAAGAGGCGCACGAGCTGGCCGATGCGATCGACCAACAGGACTGGGACCAAGTGGCTGAAGAACTCGGTGATCTGCTGTTTCAGACGGCCTTCATCGCCCGGCTGGGAGAGGAGGCCGGCGCCTTGACCGCAGCTGACGCCATCGAAGGGGTGTACCGCAAGATGATCGAGCGTCACCCCCACGTCTTCGGCGATGGCGACGACCGCGCCCTCAAAGACCGTGCCGCCGTCGAGCAGGCCTGGGAGCGGCGCAAGCTCGCCCGCAAGAAAGCAACCGACGGCGGCCTGCTGGCCGGAGCCCCGCGTTCCCTGCCGGCCTTGGCCGGTGCCTACCGGCTGACCCAGAAAGCGGCCGGCGTGGGCTTCGATTGGCACCGGGCCGGGGACGTGCTCGACAAGATCGAAGAGGAGATCGGCGAGCTGCGAGGCGAGATCGAGGCCCAGGACGGACCGCGCCAAAGCGAAGAGATTGGCGATCTGCTGTTCGCCGTCGCCAATCTAGCGCGCAAGCTGGAGATCGATCCGGAAGCCGCCCTAGCCGGCGCCAACGGCAAGTTCCGGCGCCGCTTCCGGCACATCGAAGAGCGCCTGGAAGCCACCGGCCGGCAGCTCGAAACGGCGACCCTCGCAGAGATGGACGCCCTGTGGGACGAAGCCAAGGCCTTGGAACGGAGGGGCTAA
- a CDS encoding helix-turn-helix transcriptional regulator produces the protein MARPGKSGYVMISVVAERFGIHPQTLRLYEREGLITPHRSSGNTRLYDERSLDRLETILNLTREMGVNLAGVEVILHMKEQLERLQSKLEQLGAQVQQENSDRRAGIHRTHALVRIRSGPPATVERKAKDGSDE, from the coding sequence ATGGCCCGTCCAGGCAAGTCCGGCTACGTGATGATCAGCGTCGTGGCGGAGCGCTTCGGCATCCACCCGCAGACCCTGCGTCTCTACGAGCGGGAAGGGTTGATCACTCCTCACCGCAGCTCCGGCAATACCCGCCTCTATGACGAGCGCTCGCTCGATCGCCTGGAGACGATTCTGAATCTCACCCGGGAGATGGGAGTGAACCTCGCCGGCGTCGAGGTGATCCTCCACATGAAGGAGCAGCTCGAACGCCTGCAAAGCAAGCTCGAGCAGCTCGGTGCCCAGGTGCAGCAGGAAAACAGCGATCGCCGCGCTGGAATCCATCGCACCCATGCCCTGGTGCGAATCCGCAGCGGTCCGCCGGCCACCGTCGAGCGCAAGGCGAAGGACGGCTCGGACGAGTAG
- a CDS encoding DUF4388 domain-containing protein: MTVEGTLDVFNLPEILQLVAQQRKTGILTVQGESNIVAISFLQGDVVAADALDRTVEAGLREVLVRDGIATAEALESVELGEGEMRPMDRWVEHGVVTREQVLAGLRKQTFSVLQGLLGWTRGDFKFYSGDEVSFEEGLRPISIEELLVRSIADEEPADVPDKMFEYEGSYRQVPRLGLEVRERVPRVPSPEEIPGVLYLLPDEREVLEHLDRPRSVAALSAATGRDENSVRLALFRVLEMEVVETHEEPDEVASLFDVPAAEASDSLGEDGSLAEPPDPREATAADPGEDTLPHLLPVADAEDSVAEATAAEGRLDVSSEVEELGGEALDDTDLEFDLPLPGDLDATGVKADLPEADLDLTLTGVKAPPRRRFRGLEGWVGRSLGLLLAVLFLLALADSPLRLFAPLDDQREERAVQANARLGAAAVKLDRALKTSYLLSGAFPANAAIPIAGGLVHPADLESGGGLRVLWQVTDSGYDLTLAGTAGGPASTESVVENFYLDPAFVALSDNGATVPLVLLD; this comes from the coding sequence ATGACCGTCGAAGGCACCCTCGATGTTTTCAACCTGCCGGAGATCCTCCAGTTGGTGGCTCAGCAGCGCAAGACCGGCATTTTGACGGTCCAGGGCGAGAGCAACATCGTGGCGATCTCCTTTCTGCAGGGGGATGTGGTGGCGGCGGACGCCCTTGACCGGACCGTCGAGGCCGGCCTGCGGGAGGTGCTGGTGCGGGACGGCATCGCGACCGCCGAGGCGCTCGAGAGCGTGGAACTGGGCGAAGGTGAGATGCGGCCGATGGATCGCTGGGTGGAGCACGGGGTGGTGACCCGGGAGCAGGTGCTGGCCGGCTTGCGCAAGCAGACCTTCAGCGTGCTGCAAGGACTGCTCGGTTGGACCCGCGGCGACTTCAAGTTCTACTCCGGCGACGAAGTCTCCTTCGAAGAGGGACTGCGGCCGATCTCCATCGAGGAACTCTTGGTGCGCTCGATCGCCGACGAAGAGCCGGCGGATGTACCCGACAAAATGTTCGAGTACGAGGGCTCCTACCGGCAGGTGCCACGCCTCGGCCTGGAGGTTCGGGAGCGGGTGCCGCGGGTGCCCTCGCCGGAAGAGATCCCCGGCGTCCTCTACCTGTTGCCGGACGAGCGCGAGGTACTCGAGCACCTGGATCGGCCGCGCAGCGTGGCGGCGCTCAGCGCCGCCACCGGCCGTGACGAAAACAGTGTCCGGCTGGCGCTCTTCCGGGTGCTCGAGATGGAGGTGGTGGAAACCCACGAGGAGCCCGACGAGGTAGCCTCGCTGTTCGATGTGCCGGCGGCCGAGGCTAGCGATTCCTTGGGCGAGGACGGTTCCCTCGCCGAGCCGCCGGATCCGCGCGAGGCGACCGCCGCTGACCCCGGCGAGGACACCTTGCCCCATCTGCTGCCGGTGGCCGACGCTGAGGATTCGGTGGCCGAGGCGACCGCTGCAGAGGGGCGGCTCGACGTCTCTTCCGAGGTCGAGGAGCTAGGCGGCGAGGCACTGGACGATACGGATCTGGAGTTCGACCTTCCGCTACCCGGGGACCTGGATGCGACCGGCGTCAAGGCGGATCTGCCGGAAGCGGACCTCGACCTCACCCTCACCGGCGTCAAAGCGCCGCCGCGCCGCCGGTTTCGCGGTCTGGAAGGATGGGTGGGCCGTAGCCTGGGGCTGCTGCTGGCGGTGCTCTTCCTGCTCGCTCTGGCGGACTCCCCGCTGCGCCTCTTCGCTCCCCTCGACGATCAGCGGGAAGAGCGCGCCGTGCAGGCGAATGCCCGTCTCGGAGCGGCCGCCGTCAAGCTGGACCGCGCTTTGAAGACCTCCTATCTGCTCTCCGGGGCGTTCCCGGCCAACGCCGCGATTCCCATCGCCGGCGGCCTCGTCCACCCGGCGGACCTCGAATCCGGAGGCGGCCTGCGGGTGTTGTGGCAGGTCACCGACAGCGGCTACGACCTGACCCTCGCCGGCACCGCCGGTGGCCCCGCCTCTACCGAATCGGTGGTCGAAAACTTCTATCTCGATCCGGCCTTCGTGGCGCTATCGGACAACGGCGCCACTGTCCCGCTGGTACTCCTCGATTAG